The genomic DNA TTTTCccaacaagaaagagaaaatattttcagatagCACCTATATAATCTTGCTTCACCTTAATTTTTCTTTACCCAGAATTCCTGTTCAGAGTCCTAATTTGGTAAATAATAACAGGCTTAGTTTTATTCCTTGACAGAATAACTTTCTCTATATCATGGAAATACAGGTTCACATACATGACgatataaaataagatattataatttagatttctaaatttcatttacaaatctctttgtgtatatatatatatatatatcaacagaTAAGTATGCAGGCCATAATCTTATTCACAGAGttacaaacataaaaataaatacaaacaaaacatacacacatatgcagtGATTTTGGAGACATTCGAAGGAATACAAAAGCTCTAGTCAGAATTATAAGAATCAGAAAGCATGGCAGGCTACTATCAACTCAATTAATGATTTGATACCTTGCCAAATTTTCTACTGAGAGAGGTTTTTTTTCCAGATAGGTTATAGTAGTAAAgttcatattttcctttattctctctttAAAAAGCAGTGCTTTTTTGTTCCTACTGGCTCTAAAAAAATAGTCATCTCTGTCTCCAGTGGCTTTTGCATCCACAGTACAAAAGACTGGTTATTTAAGGTATTCATTTCTGGAAAACTATTGATGGGAATTAAAATGGTTATTAAGAAAGATGATCAGTGACAAGGACTGAGATCTCTTCCCCCAACTTTGGATTTCATCTTCATGGTAAAGTACTGTCACAGGAAAGTGGTAAGGTATCAAAACCATATGGTCAACAGGTTCTCTGGAATGGTATTACCCTTTCAATAATCCTGCCCTACCATTTGCCACAAATCCTACTaccaataaaatgagataaaatttgggGTGTGGATTCCTAGATCTCTCCCTTCACTAAAAGTGCTTTTCTTCCTAGAAACCCTCATCATTCTCCTGCTGTCCCAATATCCCTAGGAAATCTCAGCTTCTGGAGTCTTGATAGATGGAAGAAAATGATGACCAGGTTCAGGAAAGATATCCCTAACCTGGATCCAGTGTTTTAGATTCAGCTTTTTAAAAGAAGCAGACACTAGTGAGCTTTCTAATCCATATCAATAAAAAGTGTCCTTCCACTTTCAATCTATTTTCAAGCTGGTGCCAGAGTAAATAAATAGGTCATAGCCCAATAAAGTCAGTGCTCTTCAGGACTTTCAGTCTGAGCAAATTTCAATCAAAGCAACAGCCTTGTCCAATAAACTTTCATTCTTATCTCAGTAGTTGCTTTCATAGACCTTCCCCTCCTTTAGCATCTTTAGCAACTGGTGGGTTTCTGATTCAATATGAGATTTCTTCTAGGCATAGATCTGCTCTGGGACCAGAAACCTGGGAATGTAATAGTGTCATTTCATTGATTCTACAGAGATTGATTTGTCTTTTAAAGAGGAAAGACACAAATGGCAGCATAACTCTACCACCTAAGTCCAGTGCACAAACCTGATTGTTTTCTTCCACTTGGTCACTAGGATAATGCTCACTGTGAGTATTCTAACATGAGAAGTAGAGTAAGACTGATGGGAAGAAATGTAAACCCATCGCCTCCCTTTACCATGTCCCCTTAACTTCTTGCTCTTATATTTCCCCCTCCAAAATTGGGCATGACAGgagatgaaagggaccttaaagagcACTTTGTCCAACTCATTTTATTAGACGGGTAACTGAGAGACTTTCCCAAAGACACATAGCGTAAATGGTAAAGATGGTATTTGAACCAAATTATTGTACTGTACCACACTGCTTCCTAATTACCTCTTTCTAAGGCTTTTCAACCTTTAAGGGTGATTTGAAATATCAGGTTgtgaataattttgttttgtgCTTTGTTTAGACTTGATTTTATCCATCATATTTTCAACCCTTAGTACTTGTGTGACTTGATAAATCATATGCTTCTTAGACATTAgtatcctttccagctctaggaCTAGTATAGCTAAGTCAGGAAATCAAAAGTGTGCAAATATTCTTCACCAATGCAGATCAAGAACTTATCTTTAATTCTTAGAACATTGCCTGGAAAtgaggggttaagtgattcaAAGAGGAAgaacttggaaaaaaatcttttcacaaTCAAGTATGATCCAGGGTTCCATTCCACCATTATTCTCTACATCTTGCTGcctccaaatatttttattttaataatttatgggggcagctaggtagttcagtggatagagcactggtcctaaagtcaagaggacctgagtttaaatccagcctcagacacttaataattgcttagttgtgtgaccttgagcaaatcacttaatcccattgccttaaataaatataattatttattaaggattCTCCACAAGTATATTTTAGAATATCAATGTTTATGAAGATTTtccaagcattttaaaaaatagttttatcatttatcatattCCATTAGTAGTTTCTATCAATGAGTACCAattcttttcctctacctccataGCCCATAACACATTTAAAGTTACATACAAGCCATGAAATGGAACAACATGAAAACATAACTGTTGTTAAATGTTAATTGGCACATATGTCATAAGCCTTATCCAATGCCAGACTGTCCCACAAATAATTTGAACTCTTTAAGTttagaaaaagttattttctaaACCCTAAAGAGGGGCTAAACATGCGAGACAAAAGAGTACCAACTGATTAGAGCAGCAGATAAGAATGTATGTATcattttaaatgaagaccaaatcaGCCATAGAGTAACAGGAAGAAGGCCAGATTTTGGAAAAGTAAGTGGTGAGTAtgatcacagaatctcaaaagTTTTAATGAGCCTTAGAGGCCATCAAAGTTAACTTGTATCTAATTAGCAATCCCTTCTGAGATATCTCTAACAAGTATTTGCCCATCTTCTTCTTCAAGTCTTTCAGTGTAAGCAAAATCATTATATTCCAAGAGAAACTATTGCACATTTGAACAGTTGTGCTAGGCTCCTTACATTGAGTCTAAATTGATTCTTTCTAAAGTCAGCTCATTGTTTCTAATGCTGACTATTAATAAATGAAGGACAGAAGGATTTTCCTCTGTAAAGGTTTGGACATCAGAGTGATAAAACAGGCTAGTTGAATAGTTCTGGTATTAGAGAAAGGTTTGATATAACTGAGATTGCTTTCCATTTCTCAATATTCCCCAGGTTGAGCAGATGGAGCAGAACAACACAGTGACTGAATTCACCTTTTTGGGTCTAACCAAATCTCCAGAGATTCaactgttagtctttatattagtCTTCTCATTCTACATAATAATTCTTCCTGGGAATCttttcattatcatcaccatcagaTCAGATCCTACTCTCACAGCACCTCTGTATTTCTTCCTGGGTAATCTGGCTTTCTTGGATGCTTCTTATTCTTTCATTGTAGCCCCAAAGATGCTGGTAGATTTCATGTATAAGAAAAAGACCATTTCTTATCAAGGGTGCATCACCCAGCTCTTCTTCTTGCATTTTCTTGGAGCAGGTGAGATGTTTCTCCTTGTGGTGATGGCCTTTGACCGCTATATTGCAATCTGCCAACCCTTACGCTATGCAACCATCATGAACCGCCAAGTCTGTTATGTGCTGCTGTTAGCTCTCTGGGTTGGGGGTTTTGCCCACTCTATTGTGCAGGTAGCTCTTATTGTTCGTCTGCCTTTCTGTGGCCCAAACCAGCTGGACAACTTCTTCTGTGATGTCCCACAGATCATCAAGCTGGCCTGCACTGACACCTTTGTGGTGGACCTCCTGATGGTGTCCAATAGTGGACTGCTTACACTTCTATGCTTTCTGGGTTTACTCACATCCTATGCAGTCATCCTCTTTCGAGTTAGGGGATCTTCTTCTGAGGGCAAGAATAAGGCTTTATCCACTTGTACCACCCATGTTATCATTGTGTTTCTCATGTTTGGTCCTGCCATCTTTATTTACACCCGCCCTTTTAGGACTTTCCCAGCAGACAAAGTGGTTGCCCTTTTTCACACTGTCATCTTTCCCTTGTTGAATCCTGTGATTTATACTCTAAGGAACCAGGAAGTGAAGGCGTCTATGAGGAAGTTGGTGAACAGGCAGGTCATTTGTGGAGGAGAATGAAGAATGGGCATCACTCAGGATATCTTCAGAGGGTATTCAATCATTACCAACTTGCCTTCTATTAATTTGCTGGAGAAAATCTAATCATAATAGCAAAGGACATAGAGTTGTTAAAAACCGGAGCTTACTTGAGAATGGCATATTCATTACTTGAcctacaataatataaaataaattttgtggtgacaaagagtggagaaaggagaaaggaaactgCTAAATTTTCTAGTTATATATGATATGCAACTCTTTGATTTGAGGAGGATTGTAGCAATTTTTAAGGAGACTTTTGAAATCTAAGCTATGAGTTTTTCCTTTACCTTATTATTAGAAAGAATCATGACattgattttcttcattaatcaAAGACCAAAAGGTAAGACTCACCAGTATTAATATAGTTTGGGGGTGTTACAGAGTTGGATAGGCctggtggctaggttgcgcaatggatggagcaccagccctggagtcaggagtacctgagttcaaatccagcctcagacacttaataattacctagctgtgtggtcttgggcaagccacttaaccccatggcctttcaaaaaaaaaaaaaccttaaaaagtggGTTAATATGCTCACATGGAGCTAGTGACCACCCTTCTCTGACAATTAAGaaattttcatagttttttgGGCCCCACTAATATTTTGCAGATCTTGTTAATAAACCTAATTTAGCAGACTCTCTGGTCCCTCTAAGAGTTTGTTTGGGAGGGAGTTAACAAGGAAAAGCTCACTCTAATATAAAATTAATGCAACTAAAATCAGTTAAACTCATAGAATAGAAACTAGAGTTaatattaattttgatatttacaGTAGCATGACACATTTGAACCAAgaaactaggttcaaatccaatttcagattgTTCCTAGGTATCTTGGATTAGGCAAATTACAATCTGTGAATTTTggttttcctttcatctttcaaATGTGATTATTTTCTCAGTAATCTCATAAATCATTAGGGAGATTATAAAATTGTTTGGGAgattaaatgaggaaaatatacaTGCAAAGTACTTTGAgagctttaaatatattattaaatatattagacaatattaaaaatattgaacaaatataataaatatactattaaatatattaaacaaatatcattactattattgttactattgttacatatatcacatattatcattattattgcttataatatttctgCTATTAATATAAGAGTCCCATTTCATTGGGAACAATTGTTCTAGTATCTAGTAGCTATGTTTAGATGAATTAGACATTGAGATAGCACAAATATTTGGTTTTATTAGatctgatttatatatatatgtatatatacatatatatattataagcctacctgtcatttcttttttcttaaaaaaaactatcttaagTGACTCTAATGTTTTGTGTGTCTGTTTTATGAAAGTCTAACAATAATGAACAATGGTTAGGTTCACTTTCTGCATATCTCACTAAGGTCACATCTCTTATTTCTGAACACATTTGAGGTTAAGGTTTGGGAGATCTTAGCATCTAACATGAGAGGTTAAACtaccttttttcaatttttttttagctttttacaCCCTCCATTCCAGAACCCAGGGAGAATGACTTAATATTTAGATTTGGCTCATGTGTAGGATCTCCTCAAAAGGGCAGTAGAAATATATAATACACTAAGGCATATGATAGCTATTTTCTCCCCTCCCAGGAGGGTGAGATTTCATCAAACATAAAGCCATTTGTGGAAatattcaattataatttttacttCGTTTTAGTTTTATACTCTCTAAACAATTCTCTCCTTGCCCATGTCTTTTGGTATACCAGATCAAAACCTGAAATTCTTCCTCCTACTcacagttattttcttcaaagattatAATTACAGAATATTCCTCCTACTTAGGTACTGAGGATCTTCTGATTTCTTGAACTCATAACTTCAAGATTAGAAACCACCATTAGAAACCACTACTCAGTCCCCTAAactaaagaaagaatgaaaaactcaCAAAACACCAAACGAAACAAACTAGAAGAGACAACAACTAACCCAAGTTTAGGATCACTTAAGTAGGATATGAACTTTAGATGTCATATATTCACAATTTCCATGATTAGATGTTGAAAGTAAAGGAAATAACTTACTTTCAAATCCTTTGAGGAGACCCTTAAAGAGTTCTTAGTCATTTAGTGTATAAGTAAAAGTGATTAAAAAGCAGAAACATTCTCTTGCTAAAGACACTCAGTTAGAAATTTTTTGGGTCAGTGACCAAAAAGAGGATTGTTTTGTCATCTCAAGACAACAACTTTTGTTGTTGCCATATTTGTTCATGGAATTTGGCTAGGAATCTCTGGTAAAATTTCCATATAATTACCCCTTAGTtggttgtcctttattcttaaaggatggaaaaaatattgTGCTAGAGTCTCAACAGTGTctctgactgtgactgattatatcaatatgaatttgaaatgttctaccacaggtcagaccaaatagtccatgtgaacacctaggatGGATTTTCTGAGCTTGAGTAGCTCATCTCTTTTGAACAACTTCAATTCTactttgttcatagagcacaaCACCTTTACTGTATGTTATGCTAGGCAGTTCTGTGCCAGTAACTCTCATGGTGaaagtcaattccaaagttcttaagagagaccatTAAGAATATCCTTGTATCATTTATTTTGATCCCACTGTGTgcatttgccctgtgtgaattctccataaaatagtatttttggcaagcatacatttgaCATTCAAGCAATGTGAGCAGCCCATTGGAGCTGTGCTCTCTGTAGAGTTCAAATGCTTGATaatttagttttttggtttttgtttttgtttcttgtgaggcaatgtggttaagtaacttgcccaaggtaacacagctagtaagtatcaaatttCTGAGCCAGGaattgaactcacatcctcctgactccagggccagtgttctatgcactgtgccatcaagctggtatcttatcctgtcaggtgattttcagaatgttccaaagacaattcaaatggaagcaattcaggctcctgacatggtgctggcaCACTGCCAAGATTTCACAGGTATAAAACAAAGAGGTCAGCACAATGTTCTCTGTAGATTTTCAGTctctggtagtcagtctaatacctttttTCTTCCACACTTTCCCTCaaagtctcccaaatactgagataGCACTAGCAATGTGTGTTTTAACCCCATCGCCATTAtatacatccctggaaagtacactgccaaagtaagtgaact from Macrotis lagotis isolate mMagLag1 chromosome 4, bilby.v1.9.chrom.fasta, whole genome shotgun sequence includes the following:
- the LOC141520176 gene encoding olfactory receptor 4N2-like, translating into MEQNNTVTEFTFLGLTKSPEIQLLVFILVFSFYIIILPGNLFIIITIRSDPTLTAPLYFFLGNLAFLDASYSFIVAPKMLVDFMYKKKTISYQGCITQLFFLHFLGAGEMFLLVVMAFDRYIAICQPLRYATIMNRQVCYVLLLALWVGGFAHSIVQVALIVRLPFCGPNQLDNFFCDVPQIIKLACTDTFVVDLLMVSNSGLLTLLCFLGLLTSYAVILFRVRGSSSEGKNKALSTCTTHVIIVFLMFGPAIFIYTRPFRTFPADKVVALFHTVIFPLLNPVIYTLRNQEVKASMRKLVNRQVICGGE